The genomic stretch TGTTCAATCAACAAAGATCTCGCACTACTCGCGGAGGCTCTCGATGTTAGTTTGAAAACCAGTTAGTTCCGTACGTCGTCTAGCAGGCCTCGGCATATCGAAGTGACTCAGCTGTCTCACccattattcaatatttaaccCTCCCATTAAGATGTATGCGTGAAGAtcgacaaaaataatatccatacccaatacttatattaaagaacctatttattactaaaaaggTTCTTAATAAGAAAAGATGTGGACTAGAAAACACTTTTCTCCATAAAAGATCTCCACTGGTGAGAGTTGCAGATCGATGGAAGAATGGGTATGCAACAATAGTAAAACGAGTAGgacgtaataaaataaaggtgaatgtgtatctgtttgtttgttacctatgttcacgCAACCACTGCACTGATATtggtgaaatttggcacagagattGCTTCTATCGTAGAGATTGACATCACATActtaatatactttaaaaaccaGAAATGCTCCGAAGAATGGGACACAACACCgtgggatataaaaaaaaaaacttttggtaCGCCTTAACAATAAAACTCTTAACAAAATTTCgcataaagatatatattatgcGGGAGATGGTTCCCAATATGAATCGTCCCCGTGTAGGTATTTAAACATGCAACTTCCTGGAATTTAAGCACAACATTAGttcattaatttaatgattatttttagttaatattCCCAGCAGACCCCACTTTAGTGCGTTTTCAACGGGCATATAAATGACAACCTTACCCAATATCATTTCTTTCCAACCGCCTAAAGATAATTCTCGAAGGAAAGGTTATCGGGCTCCGGAGAGAGGTGTAACAAAACATCGCGCGATATCTGGctggtgataaaaaaacaaacaactagAGTGTATATAACGGCCGGCCGATTGGAGAACAGTACATTCGAGGCAGCACTTGCCAACACAGAGTGTCATCATGAAGTTCCTGGTGATAGCGGCTTTCCTAGCCGCGGCGACCGCGTCGGCGATCAAGGATGAGCACACCGTTCTCATTGGCAAGGACATGCTTGGTGAGTTTTATTTGTTGAATTTAATCGCATAgccactcatcatcatcatcatcacttaaactgattgacgtccactcCTGGAGTGGTCTTTAGCAGGAAGTTCCGAAATCAACGTTCCTGGGCTGCTtgtccagcgactcgtttgatcttaaattaatgtttacattaattGATCACTCATTTCTATGCCATTCCACCAATATGAGCGATGATGTTTTCGTAGCTCAGAGTGCAAACGATGACCTAATACCATTTGAGAAGTCTAAAGAACGAGCTCCATTAAACCATCTCCATCAGgtattattgataataactgGCACATTAGATAATAATTTCTCATTCTTCACGCCTTCCCTGCTGTATTTCTAATGGTTAAACTACGAGTACCATTACCGTAACTTTTTTTGAATATACACAAGTGtataacattaaaatgttatttccaGTCAACGTGGACATTAAGACCAAGGAAGTTCTGTGCATGAAGCTCCTGAACTTCATCTTGCAGCCGACCGTGTACGAAGATATCAGGGATGTAGCAAGGGACTGGGATCTGGAAGTTAACATGGACAAGTACCTGGTAAAGAACAAAATAATTTCACACCATAATATTATGCATAAGAAACTTCAGTAGTTTTTAAGCTCCCATATACTGTAAATTCTGTCACAGCGTTGACAAGTAGTTTTAGTATGAAATCGAAGGTTTAATTTTTGACGGGATCTTTTTGGATTAACTTCTTTATTTTGGGTTAACATGCGGGTTTTGGTCTGAAACGGTCCAGTATTTTAATGGTAATATGTgcataagtacataattttataaagttggtTATAGCAgaagattttataaaaataataatttatttctagaaAATCGACGTCGTGAAGAAGTTCATCGATTTCTACAAGATGGGCTTCCTTCCCCGCGGCGAAGTTTTCGTCCATACCAACGAGAAACAGATGGACGAAGCCATTCTGGTGTTCCGTCTGATGTACTTCGCGAAGGACTTCGACACCTTCATCAGAACCGCCTGCTTCCTACGCGAGCGCATCAACGGGGGCATGTTCGTGTACGCTTTCACCACAGCCGTGTTCCACCGGGAAGATTGCCGCGGAATAATCTTACCAGCTCCATATGAAATCTACCCCTACTTCTTCGTAGACGGCCACATCATAAACAAGGCTTTCATGCTCAAGATGACCAAAGCAGCCACCGACCCTGTCATTTTCGACTACTACGGCATTAAAGTCACCGACAAGAACTTAGTCGTCATTGACTGGCGTAAGGGATTGCGTCACACTCTGAGCGAGCACGACCGTCTCAACTACTTCACTGAAGACATCGACGTCAACACCTTCTTCTACTACCTGCACATGAACTACCCGTACTGGATGAGCGACGATGTCTACGGCTTAAATAAGGAACGTCGTGGTGAGGTGACCATGTACGGCTACCAGCAATTGCTCGCTCGGTACAGGCTCGAGCGCCTGTCCCACGGTATGTGTGATATTAAGATGATCATGTGGGACAAGCCTCTGAAAACAGGCTACTGGCCCAAGATCCGCCTGCACACCGGGGAAGAGATGCCTGTGCGCCGCAATTACGTATCCCTTATTAACAAGGACAACTTGAAATACAAACTGTACGTTGATGACGTTGAAAGGTACATCCGCGAGGGCATCATGAATGGACGTGTTACACGCGTAAgtattttgttatattctttTTATGATAAAACAACTCTTGTGTTTAGAAATGACAAGTGTTGGTATCATTGAAGCTAGTTAGAAAATTACTCACATCCCATCTAAGCTCattgaattaaaagcatttctttttagaattcaaaaaatatttcactgATATTGGACAAGAATTTGTATTATtgcaaaaaatacatatttatatttatttgtagcgTGACGGTACCGTCATCACCCTGAAAAAGGCTGAGGACTTCGAGAACCTCGCCAGGATGTTGCTCGGAGGTCTGGGTATCATGAACGATGACGCCAAGGTAATCCACGTCGTGCACTTGTTCAGGAAGCTGGTTTCTTATGGCAACTACAACTTTGACAAGTAAGTTACTTCttctaaaaaaaacatgcttttataagttttatacgAATTCAATTAGcacatatatgtatatcttGTATTCTTGAGATGGACATAGATTTTGTATCCCGGAAAATCACCTGGGTAACGTTCAAATGGGTTTCAAAAACGTTGTTACCTAAGGTTTCACAGTTAAATCGATCACAGCAATATTTCCACAGAGATACCTTTCTTGCACTTTAGAAATAGACCGGgatagaaaacatttttttttcctgggTAAACGGTTCACGAGGTATTTCGAAAGTAAAACAAATCAGTTGGATGAAATCATGGGCAATATTTAGAAGTCCCAATAAAGAAGGATAATCACAGGTTTTAAGAATCAATTCAAacctaataataaaagaaaaaaatgtattaggaTCGGATAGCTAATTCACATATTTTGTCGTTGTCACTTGACATAAATTAGAAAGTGACATACCTAAAGTTTTAGCTACCCGAACATTGTCAGAAGATGGTCAAACAggcaatcaaaataatatattttcctttacatCAACGCCTTGTCCTATGTTAACTAGGCATTACTAGTTATTGTACTTGTACAGGATATTAACTACTTTTGTATCTTTCCAGATACACATATATTCCAACTGCATTGGATATGTACTCCACCTGTCTGCGCGACCCTCTCTTCTGGAGAATCATGAAGCGCATCACCGAAAACGCCGTCCTCTTCAAGAAGTACCTGCCCAAATACACAAAGGACGAGCTCGACTTCCCCGGAGTCAGGGTTGAACGTCTCTTTACAGACAAGCTGGTTACCTTCATGGACGATTATGATATCGACATCACCAACGCTCTATACCTCGACAACAGTGAAATGATGAAGAAGAAGTCCGACTACACATACGTCGCGAGAATGCACCGCCTGAACAACCATCCGTTCAAGGTCACCATCGAAGTCATGTCCGAAAAGGCGGTCGATGCCGTTGTCAGAGTGTTCTACGGACCCAAATACGACTGTATGGGACGTCTTCTCAACTTCAACGACAAGCGTATGGATATGGTGGAAATCGACAGCTTCATCTACAAACTTGACACTGGCAAGAACACTATTGTGCGCAACTCCGTGGAAATGCACGATGTGATCACTGACAGACCCTGGACCCGCCGTATCCTGGACAACACTATTGAGAACACCGGCAGCGTCGACCGCGTTGTTAACAGCTACTGGTACAAGACTCGCATGGGAATTCCGCACAGAATGCTCCTGCCTCTGGGACGTTACGATGGCCTTCCTCTGCAGTTCTTCGTAATCGTCACCCCTGTCCGTACCGGACTCCTGCTGCCCACAGTCGACATCAACATAATGAAGGACCGTCACACTTGCCGCTGGTCCAGCTGCTTCGACACGATGCCACTCGGCTTCCCCTTCGACAGAGACATCGACACGACTCACTTCGTCACCAACAACATGAAATGGATGGACGTCTTCGTTTACAGGAAGGATCTAGCTACATCTAACACTGTGAAGGACATCGACACCTCCGACATGGTGATGAAGCGCGACGACATGACCTACTTGGACAGCGACATGTTGGTCCGACGGTCCTACAGagacgtgatgatgatgagctcTGACAAGATGCTGCGACTTTaagaacttattatttataaacatatttattacgtAATGTACAATAAATAGCATTGAATCTCAagttatacttttaattttactcaacttcaattattatttacgtaattATGTTTTGGCCGCGTTCAcgctaagttttatttaacacacTCAAATAATTTCGTTGTGACAGGTAAATAGCTTTTCACGGGTTAATTTTTGATGAAGATCTAAAAGTATGATGAAGCGATGCgcaatagtagtagtagtatttacAAACAGTTTTTTTCAACCTTTTATATAAAgcattgataaaaattttaccAGTAAAGCAGACATTTTAGGAGCTAGTTAAAACAAAACAGGACTGTGTAAGCAAAACCGATCACCATCCTTTAACCGTCACAAACTGTCGGTCATAACTAAATTAGTGAAAACAATTACGGACCGACGGCCGGTAGGTTCCGGTCCGTCGCGTAGACCCTTCCTGAAGAAGCTGATAATTCGGCATTTTGAGTTTCCTTAGTTTGGTTAGGACATATaatgataaaaagtaaaaatattatacgacCGTTGTTTACTAAactttcaaaaattgtatttcaaaggcattttttttgtaaaatttgcaTTGGCACAGAAATTGAAACACTTTGATTTTCTTGAGAtactaatatacatttataaaacgatgaaatttataagaaaacttaGGGTAACACATGGAGCGAGAGATGGAGGGCGCTATTCCAGAAATGATCAAGTCAGAAACCGAAAGAACTGTAGAAGAATCAATATCACAGAAACTGCAGCTTTTGTCAATATACATTGATATTATACAAACCTGTATCTTTTGATAGTTTACAAACCTGTACCTGAACCATAACCTGTACATTTACATTTCTTTGGTAAAAATGTGAAGCAACTGCAAACATTTTGCGAAgcgtaattgaataaataaaactgttaacAAAATATCAGAAATGCAAAAGTACTCGTAGGTACTTGTTCTAAACAGTTGAGATGTATTCTTCATCGTATTGTAGGACTTAAAAATAGAAACGCTTTGAATACACACCGATAGCAATTGGAATTCTTAATTATTTGCGCCaggttgtttttattatttattcggaAGGCAAACAAATCAACTCGGAAATACGATACTATAGCTTAGAGTTATTTACAATACAGCAACATGATATAATATCATAAAGCTGACTTTGATAAATCTCTACACGAAGTATTTCAATTTCGATAGAATTGTTTTTTGGCCTCAGTCTTTAGACTGACCGGCGGAACCCATTTTATAAAAACCAACCCACCGAAAGACGTTTATGAGTTAATAGATACgaacaaaaattgtaaaagtgAAAATCACAATATCGTCT from Pararge aegeria chromosome 15, ilParAegt1.1, whole genome shotgun sequence encodes the following:
- the LOC120629693 gene encoding basic juvenile hormone-suppressible protein 1-like, which produces MKFLVIAAFLAAATASAIKDEHTVLIGKDMLVNVDIKTKEVLCMKLLNFILQPTVYEDIRDVARDWDLEVNMDKYLKIDVVKKFIDFYKMGFLPRGEVFVHTNEKQMDEAILVFRLMYFAKDFDTFIRTACFLRERINGGMFVYAFTTAVFHREDCRGIILPAPYEIYPYFFVDGHIINKAFMLKMTKAATDPVIFDYYGIKVTDKNLVVIDWRKGLRHTLSEHDRLNYFTEDIDVNTFFYYLHMNYPYWMSDDVYGLNKERRGEVTMYGYQQLLARYRLERLSHGMCDIKMIMWDKPLKTGYWPKIRLHTGEEMPVRRNYVSLINKDNLKYKLYVDDVERYIREGIMNGRVTRRDGTVITLKKAEDFENLARMLLGGLGIMNDDAKVIHVVHLFRKLVSYGNYNFDKYTYIPTALDMYSTCLRDPLFWRIMKRITENAVLFKKYLPKYTKDELDFPGVRVERLFTDKLVTFMDDYDIDITNALYLDNSEMMKKKSDYTYVARMHRLNNHPFKVTIEVMSEKAVDAVVRVFYGPKYDCMGRLLNFNDKRMDMVEIDSFIYKLDTGKNTIVRNSVEMHDVITDRPWTRRILDNTIENTGSVDRVVNSYWYKTRMGIPHRMLLPLGRYDGLPLQFFVIVTPVRTGLLLPTVDINIMKDRHTCRWSSCFDTMPLGFPFDRDIDTTHFVTNNMKWMDVFVYRKDLATSNTVKDIDTSDMVMKRDDMTYLDSDMLVRRSYRDVMMMSSDKMLRL